The proteins below are encoded in one region of Carassius auratus strain Wakin unplaced genomic scaffold, ASM336829v1 scaf_tig00214183_4049273_7079891, whole genome shotgun sequence:
- the LOC113091319 gene encoding zinc finger protein 703-like, with product MSELPLGFAVISRNQQTLKSRYINNDSSPTCVRPQIDSLPYRDPARQEKRLPIRILKMLTAHTSHILHPEYLQPLSSAPVSIELDAKKSPLALLAQTCSQIGKPDPPPSSKLGSLSSSSHGDKESRSASSSLKSGEHQNQDDKSSFKPYSKIGSECRKDGTGINSSADKTGFRVPNGGSAAVSCPTLPPHAPSPRASSPQQTSGQLHTHRQSQSPLSQKPTHLQTSHMDSKAAGPDPGNDSSSGDRNGKKDSDHNKSGSLDIVQIANSSHARASANSSRASSTSSPQPDNKADPQPPQTSLGAGHIAPVSPFKPGHSVFPLPSSTMGYHGSIVGAYTGYPSQFVPGLPGKHPSSSPLTGASPPSFMQGLCRDPYCLTYPNAPHLGGNNCSSCVHDPSSALKTGFPLMYPTHHLHSLHPSSLSSSATSSLSHPLYTYGFMLPNEPLTHACNWVSVGGPCDKRFSTSEELLAHLRTHTALPGLDGKLLSGYPSSVSSAASCHLHLPPPSSPGGLPSSLSLRGSPGLGLARYHPYGKAHLPGAPSLPMHSLPATAPYYSPYALYSQRLGSASALGYQ from the exons ATGAGCGAACTGCCTCTTGGATTTGCAGTCATTTCCCGGAACCAGCAGACCCTTAAAAGTCGTTACATTAACAACGATAGTTCGCCCACCTGTGTAAGACCCCAGATCGACTCACTGCCGTACCGTGATCCCGCGCGTCAGGAAAAAAGGCTGCCTATACGGATTCTCAAAATGTTGACCGCTCACACAAGTCACATACTTCACCCAGAGTATCTGCAGCCGCTCAGCTCCGCGCCAGTGAGCATCGAG CTGGATGCTAAAAAGAGCCCCCTAGCATTGCTGGCCCAGACCTGCTCACAGATCGGTAAACCAGATCCTCCTCCCTCCTCTAAACTGGGATCCCTCTCCTCTAGCAGCCATGGAGACAAGGAAAGTCGCTCTGCCAGCTCCAGCCTGAAGTCTGGGGAGCATCAGAACCAAGACGACAAGTCCAGCTTCAAGCCTTACTCTAAAATTGGATCGGAATGCCGGAAGGATGGCACTGGGATTAACAGCTCAGCAGATAAAACGGGGTTCAGAGTGCCAAATGGCGGTTCTGCAGCTGTGTCGTGCCCCACTTTACCTCCTCATGCCCCCTCTCCACGGGCCAGCTCTCCTCAGCAGACATCAGGACAGTTGCACACACACCGGCAGTCTCAATCTCCACTATCACAGAAACCAACACATCTACAAACTTCTCACATGGACTCCAAAGCTGCGGGTCCAGACCCAGGGAACGACAGCAGCAGCGGTGATCGCAATGGGAAAAAAGATTCAGACCACAACAAATCTGGAAGTCTGGACATTGTACAGATCGCCAACTCCAGTCACGCTCGTGCTAGTGCAAACTCCAGCAGAGCCAGTTCCACCAGCAGTCCTCAACCTGACAATAAGGCTGATCCTCAACCCCCTCAGACCAGCCTGGGTGCAGGCCACATTGCCCCAGTGTCCCCGTTTAAACCGGGCCACTCTGTTTTTCCACTCCCATCTTCCACCATGGGCTACCACGGCTCCATTGTCGGGGCGTATACTGGCTATCCTTCTCAGTTTGTACCTGGGTTACCAGGAAAGCATCCCAGCTCCAGCCCTCTTACAGGGGCCTCGCCTCCCTCTTTCATGCAGGGTTTGTGCAGGGACCCATACTGCCTCACCTACCCCAATGCACCCCATCTCGGGGGCAACAACTGCTCTTCCTGCGTACATGATCCATCATCTGCCTTAAAGACTGGCTTCCCACTTATGTATCCCACCCATCATCTCCACTCCCTCCACCCTAGTTCTCTGTCCTCTAGTGCCACCTCGTCTCTGTCCCATCCTCTGTATACTTATGGTTTCATGCTGCCCAATGAACCGCTCACTCATGCCTGTAACTGGGTCTCAGTGGGTGGCCCGTGTGACAAACGCTTCTCCACCTCAGAGGAACTCTTGGCCCATTTGCGTACGCACACGGCTCTGCCAGGTTTGGATGGGAAGCTGCTCTCCGGCTACCCTTCATCTGTCTCCTCTGCCGCTTCCTGCCACCTCCACCTGCCTCCTCCCAGCAGCCCAGGAGGCCTTCCCAGTTCCCTCTCCCTGCGTGGGTCTCCAGGGTTAGGTTTGGCACGGTATCACCCTTATGGAAAGGCACACTTGCCAGGAGCACCATCACTTCCTATGCACTCTCTACCAGCCACAGCGCCCTACTATTCTCCCTATGCTCTATACAGCCAGAGACTGGGCTCAGCTTCTGCTCTTGGGTACCAATGA